The nucleotide sequence GCGAAGGTGGTGTTGTACGGCACGGACTGGTGCGGCTATTGCGCCAAGACCCGTGCGTATTTCAAGGAAAACAAGATCGAATTCGTCGATCTCGATATCGAGAAATCCCCGGCAGCAAAAAAAGCCCATGAGGAACTCGGCGGCGGCGGCGTGCCCGTGGTGCTGATCGGCAACCGCAAGATCCAGGGTTTCAATACGGGTGCGCTGGAAGCGGCGCTGAAGAAAATCTGACGTTACAGTTTTTTAACTTGAAAGGCTCGCCATGTTCAAAAAGATTGCCGTTTTCCTGTTTGCCGCCGGCGCCGCGCTGTCCTTCAGTGCCCAGGCATTTGGCCCGGACTGCACCTTTGTCTGCGATCGCAACCTGCTCGATTGCGTGGAATTCGGCCAGCCGGCCTGCATCGAAAACTATCAGGCTTGCCAGAAGGAATGCCTGCGCCCACCGCGTCAGTGACGCGCGGATGCACTACCAGCTGATGGATGGCGCGTAAGAGACGGCGCGCCATGGATGTCTGTGATCGTCTGTCAATTCAACAGGAGTACTTATGTTCAAAAAACTGGGTTTCTTTTTGTTTGCCATGGGCGTCAGCGCCTCGTACGCGATGGCCGGCGGCGGCGAGGCGGAATGTTATACGCAATGCGATGAGGGGCTGGAGCAGTGCATGATCAACCGGCCGACGTCGTCCGGCGCCTGCACCAAGATTCATCGCATGTGCTATCAACGCTGCGACCAGGTAAATCAATAAGCACGGCGCGCGGCGAGGCCTGTTCTTGCAGGCCTGGCCGCGCCTATTTTGTCTCAGCCCCGCGTGCGGTCATGCCGCCACAGTACATCGCTGCCGCCGGCAAATCGGTTCAGCACGCGCGACAGCACGAACAGCAGGTCCGACAGGCGGTTCACGTACTGGCGCGGATGTTCATGAAGGGTTTCCGCATTGGCCAGCGTGACGATGCTGCGCTCGGCGCGGCGGCATACGGTGCGGCACACATGCGCCAGCGAGGCGGCGCGCGAACCGGCCGGCAGGATGAATTCACTCAAGGCCGGCAAGTCCGCATTGTATTTCGCCAGTAAATCATCGAGGCGCAGCACGTGCTCTTCCTTGATCAGCTGATAGCCCGGGATGCAGATTTCGCCACCCAGGTCGAACAGATCGTGCTGGATGGCCACCAGCTCCTCGCGCAAGGCGTCGGGCATGGCTTCGCACAGCAGCAAGCCGATATTTGAATTGAGTTCGTCCACGTCACCCATGGCGTGGATGCGCGCGCTGTCCTTGCTGGTGCGGCTGCCGTCGCCCAGGCCGGTGCTGCCATTGTCGCCCGTGCGCGTGGCGATTTTCGAAAGTCGGTTACCCATGATGCCGATCCTGTCAAAGAAGAATGGGGGCAGCATACGACACTGCGCGCCGCCTGGCTGCGGATTTGGCTGCAAATCGGACAAAAAATGCGCTGCACGCCACTTTTGTGCTTACAATCGTTGCACGCCCATGCCTTTTTGCCCCCATCTTATGCTCAATGCTGCCCCTGAATCCGGATTGACCGCTGCGCGCCAGCAAGCCGTCGTTGCGGCCCTGCTGGCCGTGCTGCCTGCCCGCTGCGTGCTGTCCGACGCCGAAGATACGCGCCCGTATGAATGCGACGGCCTGGCCGCCTATCGCCAGTTGCCGATGGTGGTCACCCTGCCGGATACGGAAGAGCAGGTCATCGCCATCCTCGGCGTCTGCCGGGAACTGAAGGTGCCGATCGTGCCGCGCGGCGCCGGCACGGGCTTGTCGGGCGGCGCCTTGCCCATCGCCGATGGCGTGGTGCTGTCGACGGCGCGCCTGAACCGCATCGTGCGCCTGGATGCCTACGCGCGCACGGCCGTGGTCCAGCCGGGCGTGCGCAATCTGGCCATTTCCGAAGCGGCCGCGCCCTACGCGCTGTACTACGCACCCGATCCGTCCTCGCAGATCGCCTGCAGCATCGGCGGCAACGTAGCGGAAAATTCGGGCGGTGTGCATTGCCTCAAATACGGCTTGACCGTGCACAATGTGCTGCGCGTGCGCGTTGTTACCATCGCTGGCGATGTGCTGGAACTGGGCGGCGAATGCCTGGACTCGCCCGGCCTCGACCTGCTGGCCGTCTTCATCGGCTCCGAAGGCATGCTGGGCATCGTCACGGAAGTGACGGTCAAGCTGATACCGAAACCGGCTACGGCGCGTGTCATCATGGCCTCGTTCGGCGACGTCGTCACGGGTGGCAATGCCGTGGCCAACGTGATCGCCGCCGGCATCATCCCGGCCGGGCTGGAAATGATGGACCAGACGTCCTCGCGCATGGTCGAACCGTTCGTCAAGGCCGGCTACGACACCGACGCGGCGGCCATTTTGCTGTGCGAAGCTGATGGCACGCACGAGGAAGTGGAAGAGGAAATCGCCCGCATGACGGCCGTGCTGGAAGGGGCGGGCGCCATCGCCATCGCCGTCTCACAGTCGGAAGCGGAGCGCATGAAGTTCTGGTCCGGCCGCAAGAATGCCTTTCCCGCCGCTGGTCGCATCTCGCCCGACTACTACTGCATGGACGGCACCATCCCGAGAAAAAAACTGGCGGAAGTCCTGACGGGCATCGCCGGCATGGAAACGACACATGGCTTGCGCTGCGCGAATGTGTTCCACGCGGGAGATGGCAATTTGCACCCCCTGATCCTGTTCGACGCCAACAAGCCCGGTGAATTCGAGCGCGCCGAGGCGTTTGGCGCGGACATCCTGGCTCTGTGCGTGGCCGTCGGCGGCACCATCACGGGCGAGCATGGCGTGGGCATGGAAAAGATCAATTCCATGTGCGTGCAGTTTACGCGCGCCGAACTCGATGCCTTCTTTGCCGTCAAGCGCGCGTTTGATCCCCACACCTTGCTGAACCCGGACAAGGCGATCCCCACCTTGAACCGCTGCGCCGAATTCGGCAAGATGCATGTGACCGCAGGACGCCTGCCGTTCGCCAACCTGCCCCGTTTTTAACCGCCGGAGACTCCCTTGCAAGCAATCGTGGAACAATTCAGGCAGACCATCCTGGCCGCCAGCGCAGCGGGCAGTCCCGTGCGCCTGCGCGGCGGCGGTACGAAAGACTGGTATGGCCAGCAATTCGACGGCGAGGTGCTCGATACGCGCGCGTATGCGGGCATCATCGACTATGAACCAACGGAGCTGGTGATCACGGCCCGCTGCGGCACGCCGCTGGCGGAGATCGAGGCGGCGCTGGCCGCGCGCAACCAGATGCTGGCCTTCGAACCACCGCATTTCGGCTCGCAAGCCACGGTGGGCGGCGTCGTCGCCAGCGCGCTGTCCGGGCCGCGCCGCGCCAGTGCGGGCGCTTTACGTGATTTTGTGCTGGGTGCCGTGCTGATGGATGGCCATGGCGAACGCCTGGCGTTTGGCGGGCAGGTGATGAAAAACGTGGCTGGCTACGATGTCTCGCGCCTGCTGGCCGGCTCGCTGGGGACCTTGGGCCTGATCCTGGAAGTGTCGCTGAAGGTGCTGCCCTTGCCCTTGCGCGAAGCGACGTTTCGTCTGGCGTGCGCTGAAATCGCCGCCTTGCGCCTGCTCAATGAATGGGCGGGCAAGCCGCTGCCGATATCGGCCAGCTGCTGGCACGACGGCGTGCTGACGGTACGCCTGTCCGGCGCCGAAGCGGCCGTGTCGGCGGCGCTGCGCACGCTGGACGGCGAACTGCTGGCAGCCGATGACGCGGCCGCCTTCTGGCTGGACGTGCGCGAACAGACGCATGCTTTCTTTGCGGGCGCGGGCAGCCTGTGGCGCTTGTCTCTGCCGCCGCACGCCAGTGCCGTGATTTTAAAGGGGCGCCAGCTGATCGAGTGGGGCGGGGCACAGCGCTGGCTGAAGCTCGACGGCGACGCCGATGCCGATAGCGCCCGGCACATTCGCCAGGCGGTGGCTGCGCTTGGGGGCCACGCCACCCTGTTCCGCGGCGGCGACAAGGCGGTGGGCGTGTTCCACCCGCTGGCGCCTGCCGTTGCCACCATCCACCAGCGCCTGCGGCAGGCTTTCGACCCTGCCGGCATCTTCAACCCGCACAGAATGTATTGAGCGCGCATGCAAACCAATCTCGCTGATTTCATCAAGAACACGCCGGCAGGCGACGAAGCCGAAGCCATCTTGCGCGCCTGCGTGCATTGCGGTTTTTGCACGGCCACCTGCCCCACCTACCAGTTGCTGGGCGATGAACTCGATGGCCCGCGCGGACGCATTTACCTGATCAAGCAAGTGCTCGAAGGCGCGCCCGTCACCGCCAAGACGCAGATGCACCTGGACCGCTGTCTGACCTGCCGCAACTGCGAGTCGACCTGTCCCTCGGGTGTGCAGTACGGGCGCCTGGTCGATATCGGCCGCAATGTCGTCGAGCAGCGCGTGCAGCGCCCCTTGCGCGAACGGGCCTTGCGCTTCGCCCTGAAGGAAGCCTTGCCACGCCGCTGGCTGTTTACGCCCGTGTACAAGGCGGGGCAGGCACTGCGGCCCTTGCTCTCCAAAAGTTTGCAGGACAAATTGCGCCCGGGCGCCGCCGCCGGCGCATGGCCCACGCGCCAGCACGCGCGCAGCATGCTGCTGCTCGACGGCTGCGTGCAGCCGGCCATGTCGCCGAACATCAACGCGGCTACGGCGCGCGTGTTTGATGCCCTGGGCGTGCAGCTGATCGTGGCGCCGAAGGCGGGCTGCTGCGGCGCGCTGCGCCATCACCTGAATGACCAGGAAGCCGCGCTGGATGACATGCGCCGCAATATCGACGCCTGGTGGCCGTATGTGGACAGCGCAGAAGCCATCGTCATGACGGCATCCGGCTGCGGGGCCACGGTCAAGGAATATGGACATCTGCTGGCGCACGATGCCCACTATGCGGAGAAGGCGCGGCGCATCGCCGCACTGACGCGCGATTTGTCCGAGATCATGCCGGCGTTTGAAACGGAGCTGGTGGACCTGCTGAAAGGGCGCATCGGCAAGCGAGTGGCGTATCACCCGCCCTGCACCCTGCAGCACGGCCAGCAGGTACGCGGCAAGGTGGAGCAGGTGCTGCGCGCCGTCGGCGTCGATGTGCGCCTGTGCGCCGACAGCCATTTGTGCTGCGGTTCGGCGGGCACGTATTCGATTCTGCAACCGGCACTGTCGCAGCAGCTGCGCGACAACAAGGTGGCGAACCTGGAAGCGTGCGAGCCGGACATGATCGTGTCGGCCAATATCGGCTGCCTGAGTCACCTGCAGTCTGGCACCGAGACGCCCGTGCGGCACTGGATCGAGCTGATCGACGCGGCCTTGAACCCCTAAGAGCCTATCCCGGTAGGGAGCGCCAGCAGGAGATGTATTCATCTGCTGGAATCAGCTCTACATAGGCACTTCGCTGTACTGCGCGATGCGCCATTGCGGGGCTGGGACGAAATTGTTCGCCCATTCCACCACGGCGTCGGCCGGCATGGGGCGGGCGATGCCGTAGCCTTGCGCCAGGTCGCAGCCCAGCTGGATCAGGCGCGCGCCATGCTCGACGCTTTCCACGCCTTCGGCGATCACCGTCAAGCTGAATGACCGGGCCAGGCCGATGACGGCGCGCACCAGGTGCAGGTCGTCGCGGTCGTTAAGCATATTGCGCACGAAGCTCTGGTCGATCTTGACGATGTTTGCCGGCAGGCGCTTCAAGTAGGACATCGATGAATAGCCGGTGCCGAAATCGTCGAGGGCAAAGGTGATGCCCAGCGCCTGGCAGGCGCGGATGATGCGACGCACGTCCTGGATGTCGTGCAGGGCAGAAGATTCGAGGATTTCCAGTTCCAGCATGCTGGCGCACACGCTGGGAAATTCGCCGAGGATGGTTTCGAGGCGCGAGACAAAGTCGGGTTGCTGGAAGTGGCGCGCCGCGATATTCACGCTGACTACCCAATGCTTGCCGCAAGCCGCCCAGCGATGCGTCTGCCACAGGGCCTGGCGCAGCACCCATTCGCCGATGTCGATGATCAAATCCGTCTGCTCCACCAGCGGCAGGAATTGCGCGGGCGCCAGCAGGCCGCGACGCGCATGCTGCCAGCGCAGCAATGCTTCCATGCCCACCACCGTGCCGGCGCGCATGTTCACCTTGGGTTGGTAGTGCAGCCGCAGTTCGCCGTTGATCAGGGCCTGGCGCACTTCCGTGCGCTGGTTGTGCTGGGTACGCACTTCTTCATCGAGATTGGTGTCGAAGAAGTGGTACTGGTTGCGCCCCGTCAATTTCGCCTGGTAGACGGCGTGGTCGGCGTGGCGCAGCAGGCTTTCCGTATTCAAGTCCTTGCCCGCATAGACGGCGATGCCGACGCTGGCCGTCATGTGCAGCGCCTGCTGGTCGCACTGGTAGGGGTGGCTCAGTTCCTGCATCAATTGCGTGACGTTCTGTTCGATGCTGGCGATGTTGGCCTGGCCGCACAGCAGCATGACGAATTCATCGCCGCCCAGGCGCGCCGCGTAGTGGACCTGGCCCGTAAAACTGTGCAGGCGGGCAGCCACCTGCTTGAGAATTTCATCGCCCGCTTCGGCGCCGTGGCGGTCGTTGATGGCCTGGAAGTGGTCGAGGTCGAACAGGCAGACGGCCAGCAGGCGCTGGCGTTCGCGCGCCAGGAACAGTTCCTGTTCGAAGCGGGCGGCCAGCGCGGCACGGTTGGGTAAACCCGTCAGTACATCATTGTAGTTTTGCCACGACAGTTTTTGCAGCGCCTGCTGCATGTGCATGGTTTCGTTCAGCTGTTCGCCCAGCTGGCGCTGGCTGGTCTTCAGTGACGTCAACAGCTCTTCGACATCGCCCGCCATGCTGTTGAACGAGTCCGACACGGCTCGCGCTTCGGGCGTGGCGCCGACTGCCAGGCGCACGGCGAAATTGCCTTCGCGGAAGCGATCGGTCGCTTGCACGAGCCGCGCCAGCAGCCGGCGGTGCGACGCCAGGATCAAGCCCAGCAGGAGGAAGACCAGGGCGATATTGATGGTGCTGAGGACGGCCTGTTCGCGCACCCGGTGCCATACCTGCTCCAGAGGCAGTGCGGGCGTGTAGTGCAGGGCGAGGATGCCGTCGCCGCCGTCCGGCAGCGCCACCGTCAGGCGGCTGCGGATGGGCGTGATGCCAGCCAGGCGCGCGAACCAGGCGGGCACGCTGTCGGCCAGCGGTTTGTCGG is from Janthinobacterium sp. 61 and encodes:
- the glcF gene encoding glycolate oxidase subunit GlcF, whose protein sequence is MQTNLADFIKNTPAGDEAEAILRACVHCGFCTATCPTYQLLGDELDGPRGRIYLIKQVLEGAPVTAKTQMHLDRCLTCRNCESTCPSGVQYGRLVDIGRNVVEQRVQRPLRERALRFALKEALPRRWLFTPVYKAGQALRPLLSKSLQDKLRPGAAAGAWPTRQHARSMLLLDGCVQPAMSPNINAATARVFDALGVQLIVAPKAGCCGALRHHLNDQEAALDDMRRNIDAWWPYVDSAEAIVMTASGCGATVKEYGHLLAHDAHYAEKARRIAALTRDLSEIMPAFETELVDLLKGRIGKRVAYHPPCTLQHGQQVRGKVEQVLRAVGVDVRLCADSHLCCGSAGTYSILQPALSQQLRDNKVANLEACEPDMIVSANIGCLSHLQSGTETPVRHWIELIDAALNP
- a CDS encoding glutaredoxin family protein, which produces MQKKLKTTALYLVILAAGLGSGYGLSLLPGLFKSTYTEGNYAAYFPNAQAKVVLYGTDWCGYCAKTRAYFKENKIEFVDLDIEKSPAAKKAHEELGGGGVPVVLIGNRKIQGFNTGALEAALKKI
- the glcE gene encoding glycolate oxidase subunit GlcE, with product MQAIVEQFRQTILAASAAGSPVRLRGGGTKDWYGQQFDGEVLDTRAYAGIIDYEPTELVITARCGTPLAEIEAALAARNQMLAFEPPHFGSQATVGGVVASALSGPRRASAGALRDFVLGAVLMDGHGERLAFGGQVMKNVAGYDVSRLLAGSLGTLGLILEVSLKVLPLPLREATFRLACAEIAALRLLNEWAGKPLPISASCWHDGVLTVRLSGAEAAVSAALRTLDGELLAADDAAAFWLDVREQTHAFFAGAGSLWRLSLPPHASAVILKGRQLIEWGGAQRWLKLDGDADADSARHIRQAVAALGGHATLFRGGDKAVGVFHPLAPAVATIHQRLRQAFDPAGIFNPHRMY
- a CDS encoding FAD-linked oxidase C-terminal domain-containing protein, with the protein product MLNAAPESGLTAARQQAVVAALLAVLPARCVLSDAEDTRPYECDGLAAYRQLPMVVTLPDTEEQVIAILGVCRELKVPIVPRGAGTGLSGGALPIADGVVLSTARLNRIVRLDAYARTAVVQPGVRNLAISEAAAPYALYYAPDPSSQIACSIGGNVAENSGGVHCLKYGLTVHNVLRVRVVTIAGDVLELGGECLDSPGLDLLAVFIGSEGMLGIVTEVTVKLIPKPATARVIMASFGDVVTGGNAVANVIAAGIIPAGLEMMDQTSSRMVEPFVKAGYDTDAAAILLCEADGTHEEVEEEIARMTAVLEGAGAIAIAVSQSEAERMKFWSGRKNAFPAAGRISPDYYCMDGTIPRKKLAEVLTGIAGMETTHGLRCANVFHAGDGNLHPLILFDANKPGEFERAEAFGADILALCVAVGGTITGEHGVGMEKINSMCVQFTRAELDAFFAVKRAFDPHTLLNPDKAIPTLNRCAEFGKMHVTAGRLPFANLPRF
- a CDS encoding bifunctional diguanylate cyclase/phosphodiesterase; amino-acid sequence: MGIYSRLFIPIFFLILAVCAVRYHALLGTESALANARYQSDARQLDLFLANSVLPLTVHTNSHAMHDKVRQVLRSALPLNRSLASAHWDTAGGHVEVLADKPLADSVPAWFARLAGITPIRSRLTVALPDGGDGILALHYTPALPLEQVWHRVREQAVLSTINIALVFLLLGLILASHRRLLARLVQATDRFREGNFAVRLAVGATPEARAVSDSFNSMAGDVEELLTSLKTSQRQLGEQLNETMHMQQALQKLSWQNYNDVLTGLPNRAALAARFEQELFLARERQRLLAVCLFDLDHFQAINDRHGAEAGDEILKQVAARLHSFTGQVHYAARLGGDEFVMLLCGQANIASIEQNVTQLMQELSHPYQCDQQALHMTASVGIAVYAGKDLNTESLLRHADHAVYQAKLTGRNQYHFFDTNLDEEVRTQHNQRTEVRQALINGELRLHYQPKVNMRAGTVVGMEALLRWQHARRGLLAPAQFLPLVEQTDLIIDIGEWVLRQALWQTHRWAACGKHWVVSVNIAARHFQQPDFVSRLETILGEFPSVCASMLELEILESSALHDIQDVRRIIRACQALGITFALDDFGTGYSSMSYLKRLPANIVKIDQSFVRNMLNDRDDLHLVRAVIGLARSFSLTVIAEGVESVEHGARLIQLGCDLAQGYGIARPMPADAVVEWANNFVPAPQWRIAQYSEVPM
- a CDS encoding cob(I)yrinic acid a,c-diamide adenosyltransferase; amino-acid sequence: MGNRLSKIATRTGDNGSTGLGDGSRTSKDSARIHAMGDVDELNSNIGLLLCEAMPDALREELVAIQHDLFDLGGEICIPGYQLIKEEHVLRLDDLLAKYNADLPALSEFILPAGSRAASLAHVCRTVCRRAERSIVTLANAETLHEHPRQYVNRLSDLLFVLSRVLNRFAGGSDVLWRHDRTRG